In Hyalangium minutum, a single window of DNA contains:
- a CDS encoding nuclear transport factor 2 family protein yields the protein MNDLTLPEPIAAYFAADTQNPEAVARCFAAQAVVKDEGHTHIGLDAIKAWKAAASAQYTYTTQPFTLEREAGSQVVQAHVTGNFPGSPVDLRYRFRLERGLIASLEITA from the coding sequence ATGAACGATCTGACCCTTCCGGAGCCGATTGCGGCCTACTTCGCCGCCGACACACAGAACCCCGAGGCCGTGGCCCGCTGCTTTGCCGCTCAGGCCGTGGTCAAAGATGAAGGCCACACACACATCGGCCTCGACGCCATCAAGGCGTGGAAGGCGGCGGCGTCGGCCCAGTACACGTACACGACGCAGCCGTTCACGCTGGAGCGCGAGGCCGGTTCGCAGGTCGTCCAAGCCCACGTCACCGGCAACTTCCCCGGTAGTCCGGTCGATCTGCGGTATCGGTTCCGCCTGGAGCGGGGTCTGATCGCATCGCTGGAGATCACGGCATGA
- a CDS encoding LysR family transcriptional regulator: MRGSEFAELKAFAAVVERASFARAAEHLGVSPSALSQTIRLLEARLGARLLNRTTRSLAPTVTGEQLYRRIAPLLREMTEAVAEASAAAGRTRGTLRINTLGMAARQVIAPRLGRFHRAHPEVALDIVVDDALSDIVAGRFDAGIRVGVRLEKDMVAVRLTPDVKMVAVASPDYLAHRGIPRTPGDLHGHACINWRLQVDGRAYRWEFEKRGKRIELAVDGPLVTNNADVGVAAALEGLGIAYAFGHEGVDEYLARGELVRVLADWSIARPGLFLYHPSRRHFPAALRAFIDCMLDKDMPAP; encoded by the coding sequence ATGCGTGGATCGGAATTCGCCGAACTGAAGGCTTTTGCCGCAGTGGTCGAGCGCGCCAGCTTCGCGCGCGCAGCAGAGCACCTGGGGGTGTCGCCTTCAGCGCTCAGCCAGACCATCCGCCTGCTGGAAGCCCGGCTTGGAGCGCGGCTGCTGAACCGCACCACGCGCAGCCTGGCGCCCACCGTCACCGGAGAGCAGCTGTACAGGCGCATCGCGCCTCTTCTCCGAGAGATGACCGAGGCGGTGGCCGAAGCCAGTGCAGCGGCCGGGCGAACGCGCGGCACGCTGCGCATCAACACGCTGGGGATGGCCGCCCGCCAGGTCATCGCGCCACGGCTGGGCCGGTTTCACCGCGCGCACCCGGAGGTGGCACTGGACATCGTGGTCGACGATGCGCTGAGCGACATCGTCGCCGGCCGCTTCGATGCCGGCATTCGCGTGGGCGTACGTCTGGAGAAGGACATGGTCGCCGTGCGCTTGACGCCGGACGTGAAGATGGTCGCCGTGGCGTCCCCTGACTACCTCGCGCATCGCGGCATCCCGCGCACCCCCGGTGACCTGCATGGCCACGCGTGCATCAACTGGCGACTCCAAGTCGATGGACGTGCCTACCGCTGGGAGTTCGAGAAGAGGGGAAAGCGGATCGAGCTCGCGGTCGATGGCCCGCTGGTCACCAACAATGCCGATGTCGGCGTTGCCGCGGCGCTGGAAGGGCTGGGCATTGCCTATGCGTTCGGCCACGAGGGCGTGGACGAGTACCTTGCCCGAGGAGAGTTGGTCCGGGTGCTCGCGGACTGGTCGATCGCACGACCAGGGCTGTTCCTGTACCACCCCAGCCGACGCCACTTTCCGGCTGCGCTGCGCGCCTTCATCGACTGCATGCTGGACAAGGACATGCCCGCACCGTGA